GGCAGCTCCGGCTGCGGCAAGACCACCGTGCTGCGCTGCATCGCCGGCTTCGAGGCGGTCAAGGGCGGCGAGATCCGCCTCGACGGCAAGGTCATCAGCCGCGCCGGCTTCAGCCTGCCGGCGCACGAACGCCGGATCGGCATGGTGTTCCAGGACTACGCGCTGTTCCCGCATCTGTCGGTCTCGGCCAACGTCGGCTTCGGGCTGCAGTCGCTTAACCGCGCCGAGCGCGCGCACCGCGTCGCCGAACTGCTCGACGTCGTCGGCCTGTCGAGCCACGGCGAAGCGTTCCCACACGAACTGTCCGGCGGCCAGCAGCAGCGCGTCGCGCTGGCGCGCGCGCTGGCGCCGCGGCCGAAACTGCTCCTGCTCGACGAGCCGTTCTCCAACCTCGACGTCGACCTGCGCGAGCGGCTGTCGCGCGAGGTGCGCGACATCCTCAAGCGCGAGGGCATGACCGCCATCCTCGTCACGCACGACCAGCACGAGGCGTTCGCGATGGCCGACAAGGTCGGCGTGATGCACGGCGGCAAGCTGTTGCAGTGGGCGACGCCGTACGCGCTCTATCACCAGCCGGTGACGCGCTTCGTCGCCGACTTCATCGGCCAGGGCGCCTTCGTGCCGGCGACGGTCACCGCGCCGAACTGCGTGAAGCTCGAGATCGGCGAATACTGCGGACTGACGCCGAACGGCTTCAGCGTCGGCGACGCGGTCGACGTGCTCTTGCGTCCCGACGACGTGCAGCACGACGACGCGAGCCCGCTGACCGCGCTCGTCGAGAGCAAGGTGTTCCGCGGGTCTGCCTTTCATTACACGCTGACGCTGCCGTCGGGCCAGCGCGTGCTCGCCGAAGTGCCGAGCCACCACAATCACGCGATCGGCGAGCCGATCGGCATCCGGCTCGAACTCGACCACCTGATCGCGTTCAAGCGCGGCGGCTAAGCGCCGTCTCAAGCAAGGCTCCAAAACAAAAAGCTTGGCCGAACCCTGAAAAGCTCGGCCAACCTTTTTCGTATCTGCAAGATTTACCAGCCGGCGAGCACCAGCTTGCCGACCATCGTCCCCGATTCCAGCTTCGCGTGCGCCGCGCGCAGATTGGCCGCGTTGATCGGCGACACCGTCTCGGCCAGCGTGCCCCGCACCTTGCCGGCGTCGACCCAGGCGGCGACCTCGGCCAACAGCTGATGCTGGTGGATCATGTCGTCGGTGCGGAACATCGCGCGGGTGAACATCATTTCCCAGTGCAGGCTCGCGCTCTTGGCCTTCATCTCGCCCATCGCGAGCGGGCCGCGGTTGTCGACGATGGCGACGATCTTGCCCTGCGG
This DNA window, taken from Crenobacter cavernae, encodes the following:
- a CDS encoding ABC transporter ATP-binding protein, producing the protein MSVLLEFDHVSQSYGDTHVVDAMGFQLEDGEIGCLLGSSGCGKTTVLRCIAGFEAVKGGEIRLDGKVISRAGFSLPAHERRIGMVFQDYALFPHLSVSANVGFGLQSLNRAERAHRVAELLDVVGLSSHGEAFPHELSGGQQQRVALARALAPRPKLLLLDEPFSNLDVDLRERLSREVRDILKREGMTAILVTHDQHEAFAMADKVGVMHGGKLLQWATPYALYHQPVTRFVADFIGQGAFVPATVTAPNCVKLEIGEYCGLTPNGFSVGDAVDVLLRPDDVQHDDASPLTALVESKVFRGSAFHYTLTLPSGQRVLAEVPSHHNHAIGEPIGIRLELDHLIAFKRGG